From Cellulophaga lytica DSM 7489, a single genomic window includes:
- a CDS encoding DHH family phosphoesterase has protein sequence MNKEDSKTVKSLLSSPHKIVIIPHKNPDGDAIGSTLGLMHYLKNKGQQAVVIAPNDFPKFLKWMPGQEEIIIFENDKEVAEKYITEASIIFTLDFNHLSRVGFMQETLEAAEGTFIMIDHHQAPSDYAKVTYSDVHMSSTCEMVYNFIEAIEQDTSKITSKIANCLYTGIMTDTGSFKYSSTTSRTHRVVADLIDKGAENMAIHNKVFDTNSPSRLHILGCALKNMVILEDYHTAYITLSQEELDENEFKKGDTEGIVNYGLTLDNIIFAVIFIENKDEGIIKISFRSQGNFSVNEFARAHFEGGGHDNAAGGKSNVSLEETTAKFVALLDSYKDQLKG, from the coding sequence ATGAATAAAGAAGATAGTAAAACGGTGAAGTCCTTACTTAGCTCACCACACAAAATAGTTATAATACCACACAAAAATCCAGATGGTGACGCCATAGGTTCTACCTTAGGACTAATGCATTACCTTAAAAACAAAGGACAACAAGCAGTTGTAATAGCTCCTAATGACTTTCCTAAGTTTTTAAAATGGATGCCAGGACAAGAAGAAATTATCATTTTTGAAAATGACAAAGAAGTAGCTGAAAAATATATTACAGAAGCTAGTATAATTTTTACACTAGATTTTAATCATTTATCTAGGGTTGGTTTTATGCAAGAAACCTTAGAAGCTGCAGAAGGTACCTTTATTATGATAGATCATCACCAAGCACCATCAGACTACGCAAAAGTTACATATTCTGATGTGCATATGAGTTCTACTTGTGAAATGGTATATAATTTTATTGAAGCCATTGAACAAGACACTAGCAAAATTACAAGTAAAATAGCAAACTGCTTGTATACTGGTATAATGACAGATACTGGATCTTTTAAATACTCATCTACAACAAGCAGAACACACCGCGTAGTTGCAGATTTAATTGATAAAGGAGCAGAAAATATGGCTATACACAATAAGGTGTTTGACACCAATTCTCCTAGTAGATTACATATTTTAGGTTGTGCCCTAAAAAATATGGTTATACTAGAAGATTACCATACTGCATACATTACACTTAGCCAAGAAGAGTTAGATGAAAATGAATTTAAAAAAGGAGATACAGAGGGTATAGTTAATTACGGACTTACTTTAGACAATATTATTTTTGCTGTTATTTTTATTGAAAATAAAGATGAAGGAATTATAAAAATATCATTTAGATCTCAAGGCAATTTTTCTGTAAACGAATTTGCAAGAGCGCATTTTGAAGGTGGCGGGCACGACAATGCTGCTGGTGGTAAAAGCAATGTTTCTTTAGAAGAAACCACAGCAAAATTTGTTGCTTTGTTAGACAGTTATAAAGATCAATTAAAAGGATGA
- the gldI gene encoding gliding motility-associated peptidyl-prolyl isomerase GldI: MKKVIYLALILCFISCDGPEPRRPIEVKTGSYIKQSIKRNKLLLAEEEAIIQRIIKKDTAHNYTSGTNGAWYFYNKKNQEQTQTIKPDDLVTMRYSLLDLNNDTIYGFNEIGTIQYKVDKQELFLGLRTSVKLLKENETATFLFPSSLGYGYHGDDNKIGTNIPLKAVVSILKVEKDSILN, encoded by the coding sequence ATGAAAAAAGTTATATACTTAGCACTAATACTTTGCTTTATAAGTTGTGATGGTCCAGAACCAAGAAGACCTATAGAAGTAAAAACAGGTAGTTACATAAAACAATCTATAAAACGAAATAAATTACTACTTGCAGAAGAAGAAGCAATTATACAACGAATAATAAAAAAAGATACTGCCCACAACTACACAAGTGGCACAAATGGAGCTTGGTATTTTTACAATAAAAAAAACCAAGAGCAAACACAAACCATAAAACCAGATGATTTGGTTACTATGCGTTATAGTTTATTAGACCTTAATAATGATACTATTTATGGTTTTAATGAAATTGGGACCATACAATATAAAGTAGACAAGCAAGAACTATTTTTAGGCCTACGTACAAGTGTAAAACTCTTAAAAGAAAATGAGACTGCTACCTTTTTATTTCCTTCTTCTTTAGGCTACGGCTACCACGGAGACGATAATAAAATAGGAACCAACATACCTTTAAAAGCAGTAGTATCTATATTAAAAGTAGAAAAAGA